AATGTTCCCTGTATGTTCCCTGAGTGATCCCTGTGTGTTCCCTGTGTGTTCCCTGTATGTTCCCTGAGTGATCTCTGTGTGTTCCCTGTATGTTCGCTGAGTGATCCCTGTGTGTTCGCTGTATGCTCCCTGAGTGTTGCCTGAATGTTCCCTGTATGTTCCCTGAGTGATCCCTGTGTGTTCCCTAAATGTTCCCTGTATGTTCCCTGAGTGATCCCTGTGTGTTCCCTGagtgttacctgtgtgttacctgtgtgtgtgcagacccTCTCACCTGTCTGGACAGGAAGCAGAGGGAGCGAATCgtggagctgcaggagaagaGGCGGAGCCTGCAGACACTACTGAGCACGCGATTAGCTGAGCTGAGGCGCATCTGTCTGCAGGAGGCGGTgagtgatgtcacagtgagagccaAAACACGACTGGTCAGCTGACAGTCCCCCAAACTCCTCCCCTAAATAGTGACTGCCCAATCACAGCATAGCAACCATAACTAGGGAGGGAACGCAACAATCTGAATCTCTTGTTCTGGTCTGTGGTCCCCAGACCTCCACAACTAGTCCTCAGTGGGCGGGGCTTGGACTGCTACCTGGATGTGATGTAATCccaggtgtgtttgctgtgttctCACTGGTCAGGAGCTGACAGGTGCGGTGCCCAGTGAGTTCCCCCTGGAGGCAGGAGAGAAGCCCCCCTACATCCGGCGGAGAGGTGGAACGTCCCGCCACGGAACCAGGAAGTGTCGAGTGGAGGTGAGCAGGTGGAGCGGTGCGTTCAGGTGCTGATGGGAGCATGGGACACCTGAACCCTCCACCTGGTTGGTAACGTTCACTCATGTTCAGGTAGTTCATATGTACTGAtcaggtgtgtgtgggtgtgtgtgtgtgtgtgtgtgtgtgcgtgtgcgtgtgcgtgtgcgcgtgtgcgtgtgtgtgtgtttgtgtgtgtgtgtgtgtgtgtgtgttcaggatGACGACTCTCAGCGTTCGAAGTTGAAGAAAACTTTATTCAGCGGAGCTCTGAGGAAACACAGCGACTCTGAACACAACGCACACAaccggacacacacacaccatggcAAGAGGACCGTGCACAGAGGCTGCCACACaggtaacacaacacacacacacacacacatgcacacgcacacagctGGCAGCAGATTAGAGGACACTGTTCGAGGACGATGAGGAAACAGCATCTTCCTGCCTTTATACtcaacttgtgtgtgtgtgtctgtgtgtgtgtattatgtgtgtatgtgtgtgtgtgttgtgttgtgtgtgtattatgtgtgtgtgttgtgtgttgtgtgtgtattatgtgtgtgttgtgttttgtgtgtgtgtgtattatgtgtgtgtgtgttgtgtgtgtgtgttgtgtgtgtgttgtgtgtattatgtctgtgtgtgttgtgtgtgtgtgttgtgtgttgtgtgtattatgtctgtgtgtgtgttgtgtgtgtgcttttgttgtgtgtgtgttgtgttttgtgtgtgtgtgtgtattatgtctgtgggtgtgtatgtgttgtgtgtcatatgtctgtgtgtgtttttgttgtgtgtgtgtgtgtgtgtgtgtgtgtgggtgtgtgttgtgtgtgtgtgttttgtatgtgtgttgtgtgtgtgtgtgtgtgtgtgtgtgtgtgtgtgtgtgtgtgtgtgtgtgtgtgtgtgtgtgtgtgtgtgtgtgtgtgttgtgtgttttgtgtgtgtgtattatgtgtgtgtttttgcagatgACACGGTGCGGTCAGAGAGCAGCTCCACATCAGACTCAACACACGACAACGGTAACTCAGCTGCATGTTCTACCTCTTGGTccgggttctggttctggtcttaCTGGGCCCAGCTGGTGGTGCAGCGCCCCCTGTTGGCTGTGTGAAGTTTTATTTGATGGTGGGGAGGGAAACTGATAGGTGGTTTAGACTGATGTTATGTTCACATTCAGGTTCCACCTGGAACAAAGGAGGTTCTCCAACACTAATCTAGAATGCATTCCAGAGATCCTAGAACCGCCCCTCTAACCCTGACTGTTACTGGACCATTAAAAGCTCTGAGGATCAACAGAACCTGCTGACTAGTTCTAGCTTCCCAGTTCTGAGCAGAactccgtccgtctgtctgtctgtagatGAAGGAGTGTCTCAGTGTCGCCTCCCGCTGGTCTCTGCCAGTTCTCCAGTGGATGTTTTCTACCAGaacagaaccaggaggaactCAGTGCACATCAGGTAGATCCACACGTCACCGAGGCCACGCCCACTCTGACCACCTGCAAGCTGAAATAACACACAGAGACCAGTAGAAACACTAGATCACATCCAGGTTACTGGTTGACTCTGATCAGATCAATGATTCTGATCAGATCAATGAGTCTGATCAGATCAATGAGTCTGATCAGGGATCAATGACCACAGACCTGTAGCTGATTGAAGTCTTGGTTCTGGTTTCAGGTCGGACCATCCAGAGACCCAGAagcccctccccctgcctccccTCCAGCCTCCCCCTCCCCCCCCTCGCTCTCaggactcctcctcctcctccggaCCCTCGGACCCCGGGGCCGGGTCGGAGGGGTCCAGGACTACGGCAGCCCACCGTAGTAACAGCTCTGACGGCCTCCTGGACCGCATGGCCCCccaagaggaggaggggggggcgCAGCAGGGTGGATTGTGGGTAAACGGTGTGCCGGAGTCCAGGGGGGCGGGGCGTGGCCGAGGAGGGCGGGGCTATGGCGACGTCCTGTTGGACTACGTCTGggggaaacagcagcagctgcagcggcAGCAGTCACATGGCGGTCGGCAGCCAATCACATCGCAGCACCAGCTCTACAATGGATACTCCACCCAGCAGGGAGCCCCGCCCACCTACCGCAGTCACCACAGCGACCAGCGGCGGGTCACGGTGACGCGCACCAAATCCTGCGGCCCGTTCCTTCCAGCACAGCAGACTGATACCCACAATGCCCCTCTGCCCGCCATCCAGCCTGACCCCcacccccacctactgcccccagcccccccacaGCTGCCCCCCTCCCAGGACTCCCAGCTGGAGGAGGCGACCCGCAGCCTGCACAAGGCCCTGGCTCTGGAAGGTAACTAGAAACAGAACAAGAACTAGAACTAGAACCATCACCTTAACTATAAGATCACTAGAAGTAGAAATATAGCTAGAGCCATATATAACTAGAACCATCACCTTAACTAGAACTATCACCTTAACTAGAACATCACTAGAACTAGAACTAGAACCATCACTAGAACTAGAACCATCACTAGAACCATATATAACTAGAACCATCACCTTAACTAGAACCATCTAGAACTAGAACCATCACTAGAACTAGAACTAGAACTAGGGCCTTAACTAGAACCATCACCTTAACTAGAACCATATATAACTAGAACCATTACCTTAAATAGAACCATCTAGAACTAGAACCATCACTAGAACTAGAACTAGAACTAGGGCCTTAACTAGAACCATCACCTTAACTAGAACCATATATAACTAGAACAATTACCTTAACTAGAACCATCTAGAACTAGAACCATCACTAGAACTATAACTATAACTAGTGCATAACTAGAACCATCACCTTAACTAGAACCATCTATAACTAGAACCATCACCTTAACTAGAACCATATATAAATAGAACCATCTATAACTAGAACCATTACCTTAACTAGAACCATATATAACTAGAACCATCTATAACTAGAATCGTCACTATAACTAGAATCTTCACTATAACTATAACCATCACCTTAACTAGAACCATATATAAATAGAACCATCTATAACTAGAACCATTACCTTAACTAGAACCATATATAACTATAACCATCTATAACTAGAATCGTCACTATAACTAGAACCTTCACTATAACTATAACCATCACCTTAACTAGAACCATCACTATAACTATAACTATAACTGTGTTGATGTCAGTAACCAGCTGGGGATCAGCTGCTGATCTTCGTTCGTTAAATGTTTACCTGTTCACCTGTCATTCACCTTAAAGTGTGTGTTCAATGCTGCTGATTGGCAGGTCTGAGGGACTGGTACCTGAGGAACACCGTAGGctcctccaaccagaaccaggtGAACAGTAAAGCTGCCCCCAGGGTGAGCAGAGGGGTCAAAGGTCAGCACGGTGGAGGCGGAGCTCTGCAGTGCAGACGGACGACTCACGGCGTCATTCAGCCATCGACCTATCAGACGGAGACGAGTCAGCACCACGCCGCGACGCATCACAAACCCACGCTGCCGCACTCGGCCACGTTCCACGGACAGCCGCTGACCGGCAGGTAGGTCATCCGACCTCCAGTACCCACAATGCTCAGCGGCTAGCTGGCCAATAGCAGGCCTCAAAACGAAACTAAATTagattaaataaaactttacaaattaaaggaaatcaCCAAATGATTGAATTTAGTTAAATTTAACAACACgctataaataaagacaaactaaatataataaataatataatgaggttatatataaaataagacTTTATTTTGTTCAGTCGAACTAAACGTTTCCTGAAGGTTAGTAATTGgttcctctctctctcaggtCTGTGGCGGGCTCGCTCTACCACAAAAAGGAAGTTCCTCTCAGAGAGCCGGCGGCTGACCAGCCGTCTCCCGGGACCCTGGTCTGACCTCTGACCAATCAGCAGCCTCATCTGAAGCCCCGCCCACTGCGATGTCACACAGGCAGTGATGATGTCACTGTCTTTGTGGACCTCAGGGCAGAGCCTCGGGAGGAGACTCCAGGTGTGACCTCACCTGGAACCCAGCAGGTGGAGCTTCATATCAGGGACCTCAGCAGAACTGAAATCAGGAGTTCTGCAGCCAAAGACTCGCTGGAACCCGCTGTGATGTCGCTTTCTGCCGTGATGTCACGTTCTGCTGCCTGATGGTGGATCCTACAGGGTGGGGAAACCTCAGGTCCTCGGCCCAAAACAGGGTCCCACATTCACCGACACATCCAGCAACCCCTGACCAAAAACTACCAGCAAGTTCTCAGTGCAACacaccagccaatcagagcataGCTACAGACCAGCCAATCAGAACACACACCAGCCAATCAGAACACAGCTACAAACCAGCCAATCAGAACAAAGACCAGCCAATCAGAACACACACCAGCCAATCAGAACACAGTTACAGACCAGCCAATCAGAACACAGACCAGCCAATCAGAACACAGCTACACACCAGCCAATCAGAAAACAGCTACATACCAGCCAATCAGAACACAGACCAGCCAATCAGAACACAGCTACACACGAGCCAATCAGAATGCAGCTACACACCAGCCAATCAGAACACAGACCAGCCAATCAGAACACAGCTACACACGAGCCAATCAGAATGCAGCTACACACCAGCCAATCAGAACGGAGCTACACACCAGCCAATCAGAACGCAGCTACACACCAGCCAATCAGAAAACAGCTACATACCAGCCAATCAGAACACAGACCAGCCAATCAGAACGCAGCTACACACCAGCCAATCAGAACACAGACCAGCCAATCAGAACGCAGCTACATACCAGCCAATCAGAACGCAGCTACACACCAGCCAATCAGAACACAGACCAGCCAATCAGAACACAGCTACACACCAGCCACTCAGAACGCAGCTACATACCAGTCAATCAGACTGTATTGATGCGTACTGATGTGTTTTATCAGGGCTGATATTTATTATTGCTAATCAGGGAGATCGATAACTGAtattttatcagctgatcagtggAAGCTCCAGGCTGGATGAAGATGTTTAGATGTTTTAATGACCTCATCGATGAggagttcaaggaccatcggaCAGTTTGGTTTTTACAGCGTCTCCTAATAAATGGAGTCATGTTGCTGATTTTTTAAAGAGTAACTGTCTCTGGAACCTGCCGGCAGGTTTTTAATTTCAGATCAGACAATCGATCTGTCACCGCTCTTCCCAAAGTGGAACCAGGACCTCTGGGATGGGTTCTGCCGTCTCTTTTTGAGGTttgttgtggatgtttttgGGGAACTCTGCTGTTCTGTAGCTTCTTCTGTCGCAGCTACGATTCCTCAGGCGTCCAACAGTCCGACAGACTCCATCCTCACAGGAGACGagcaggttctggttctggttctggttttgACATCTGCAGTCGGAACATCAAGAGTTTCAGATCGCAGACAGAACCGAGCAGCAGATGGATGACTTCTGTtcagtttctgtattttaatctGCTCAGACAATCAGACTGTTTTATACCGACGACGCTGACATCCCCAGCTGACATCACCAGCTGTTTTCTAAGGCGATCAGGTGACCTGCAGACCCCTCAGGTGAGTCcagacaggaagcagcaggTGAAGGTCTGGACTTGATGTCTCTGCACTAAAACTGCTGCAGTCGAAGTACCTGAACTTCAAACATGGTACTTTTACTGCGTTCCTTCATGTAGAACTGCAGTTTCCTGATTCTCAGAGgtgaagatttgctgctttcagTCATTTGTTAATAATCAGGGATGTTCTGATCCGATCAGGGAACTTCATCCTGACCTTTATCTCATGTTTGTACAGATTATTGATCATCAGCACAACTGATAATCAATAAACAGCTAATCAATAACACTCATTAAGAGGCTGTTTATTACTCCTCCTGCTGACACATTATTAGTAATGATGAcagataaattcagtttcattctgagctctggttggaggtcattaacctcctcaagtctttgtcatggtgcctgttgctgctaaactcccataatgctctctgctttaacctcCTCTGGGCCGTTTCTCAATTCTAAGAACGCAAGCCCGTACTCGCGTACTTGCgagagggttagggttaggggttagggtaacccttaaccctaaccctagaaCACATTGAGGCTGAAGTGCAATTGGAACACCAGTGTACTTGATGATATCACCACCTCGGTTCATCTGCTCCGGTTGTTTTCACCATGAAAAACAACGAAATGGAACAGAAATAATAACACAGCCTTGCATGttcatgttttaatattaaaacagttactgtgtatatatatatatatatatatatatatatatatatatatatatatatatatatatatatatatatatatatatatatatatatatatatatatatatatgttcagGTTTGTGAGATTgtcataaatcttttttttaatgttgtagagCCGCTGATTTATTGACAGCTGCAGTTTGTGATGAACTGAACCGTCTCATTCTCAGTTCTATCAGTGGATCCACTAAAACTTTTCAGAAACTGattgctgaaaaaatattaaaccttcACAAGGACACCTCCTAAACAGGGTTGGAtggtttagttttattattaacattaataaaatacattagTCTACGTTCTACatccagagctgctgtttgacCGGGGTTAGGGTTAACCCATGTCCCTGGAATAAAATAttgcttaaatgttatttttactgcacaGTAACAGTCATAAGAATAGAACAAAGTTGTACTACAGGTAATGAAGACAGACAATAATTCAGAAGAACACAGTCAGCGATCGCGTAAAACAAGAACAATATTATGTTATGAATATTAACTTTAACTTCTTTCAAGcccatttttctctgaacagTGAAAAAATCCGCCATGAGGCCAAAGTGTGACCATTAGATAATCATAAAACTACTTATATCCCTGTTTAACAGCTATAGAACCGTCAGAGAACCACTATAGAACCGCTATTGAACCGTCAGAGCCAGCGGCAGATTTCTAAAAGTCTTGCCGATATCAGGCTGCTCTCTGACCGGCCGCTCATAGCCGTCTAACCTGGACGCTCACATCTCTGAAACTGTTGGAGTAAAGTTTTAATCAGGCATTATCTGGATAAACTGACCACATATTTGATGTTTACACAACTACTTTCTCGCCTGAAATCATcggaaaactacattttgtatcataataacagtagtattcccaaaaaaaaattgttaccTATGTAAGTTTCCTCCTCGGTCTTTCCCGCTGGTCGGCGCGAAATGCATTATGGGTTATTTGGCCGCCCTAAGTTCACACAATTCTGGTCCGATGCAGTCTCGATAAATGTGGGCGGAGCCAGAACACTTCCGGGTATTATTTCTGTTCTCGGACAGTTGCATTCTTTGAATTGGAACAGTACTCAGTCTCCAAATGACGACGTTTCACAAGAACGCGAGACTGCAAGTACGGACAAGAACGCATGTTGAGAAACGGCcctggtctctacaggattaaacaggaagaggctccacctggtggaacaaccaggaactacagctgatttCCTCCGTAGTTTTATTTGAACCATCAGCAGAGATGAATCAGTGACCTTCTGATAGAGCCCACGTTAAAGGTAGCACCTCCTGCTGGGGGTCCGATGGAAGCAGTAACCACTAAT
The nucleotide sequence above comes from Amphiprion ocellaris isolate individual 3 ecotype Okinawa chromosome 8, ASM2253959v1, whole genome shotgun sequence. Encoded proteins:
- the ccdc120a gene encoding coiled-coil domain-containing protein 120 isoform X3; the encoded protein is MEVTGQLISPDPLTCLDRKQRERIVELQEKRRSLQTLLSTRLAELRRICLQEAELTGAVPSEFPLEAGEKPPYIRRRGGTSRHGTRKCRVEDDDSQRSKLKKTLFSGALRKHSDSEHNAHNRTHTHHGKRTVHRGCHTDDTVRSESSSTSDSTHDNDEGVSQCRLPLVSASSPVDVFYQNRTRRNSVHIRSDHPETQKPLPLPPLQPPPPPPRSQDSSSSSGPSDPGAGSEGSRTTAAHRSNSSDGLLDRMAPQEEEGGAQQGGLWVNGVPESRGAGRGRGGRGYGDVLLDYVWGKQQQLQRQQSHGGRQPITSQHQLYNGYSTQQGAPPTYRSHHSDQRRVTVTRTKSCGPFLPAQQTDTHNAPLPAIQPDPHPHLLPPAPPQLPPSQDSQLEEATRSLHKALALEGLRDWYLRNTVGSSNQNQVNSKAAPRVSRGVKGQHGGGGALQCRRTTHGVIQPSTYQTETSQHHAATHHKPTLPHSATFHGQPLTGRSVAGSLYHKKEVPLREPAADQPSPGTLV
- the ccdc120a gene encoding coiled-coil domain-containing protein 120 isoform X1, which translates into the protein MATGVNYWSSDEPRYKVSPSVWAGEQEWSSEDGGGGVTWETQAMEVTGQLISPDPLTCLDRKQRERIVELQEKRRSLQTLLSTRLAELRRICLQEAELTGAVPSEFPLEAGEKPPYIRRRGGTSRHGTRKCRVEDDDSQRSKLKKTLFSGALRKHSDSEHNAHNRTHTHHGKRTVHRGCHTDDTVRSESSSTSDSTHDNDEGVSQCRLPLVSASSPVDVFYQNRTRRNSVHIRSDHPETQKPLPLPPLQPPPPPPRSQDSSSSSGPSDPGAGSEGSRTTAAHRSNSSDGLLDRMAPQEEEGGAQQGGLWVNGVPESRGAGRGRGGRGYGDVLLDYVWGKQQQLQRQQSHGGRQPITSQHQLYNGYSTQQGAPPTYRSHHSDQRRVTVTRTKSCGPFLPAQQTDTHNAPLPAIQPDPHPHLLPPAPPQLPPSQDSQLEEATRSLHKALALEGLRDWYLRNTVGSSNQNQVNSKAAPRVSRGVKGQHGGGGALQCRRTTHGVIQPSTYQTETSQHHAATHHKPTLPHSATFHGQPLTGRSVAGSLYHKKEVPLREPAADQPSPGTLV
- the ccdc120a gene encoding coiled-coil domain-containing protein 120 isoform X2, with the protein product MATGVNYWSSDEPRYKVSPSVWAGEQEWSSEDGGGGVTWETQAMEVTGQLISPDPLTCLDRKQRERIVELQEKRRSLQTLLSTRLAELRRICLQEAELTGAVPSEFPLEAGEKPPYIRRRGGTSRHGTRKCRVEDDDSQRSKLKKTLFSGALRKHSDSEHNAHNRTHTHHGKRTVHRGCHTDEGVSQCRLPLVSASSPVDVFYQNRTRRNSVHIRSDHPETQKPLPLPPLQPPPPPPRSQDSSSSSGPSDPGAGSEGSRTTAAHRSNSSDGLLDRMAPQEEEGGAQQGGLWVNGVPESRGAGRGRGGRGYGDVLLDYVWGKQQQLQRQQSHGGRQPITSQHQLYNGYSTQQGAPPTYRSHHSDQRRVTVTRTKSCGPFLPAQQTDTHNAPLPAIQPDPHPHLLPPAPPQLPPSQDSQLEEATRSLHKALALEGLRDWYLRNTVGSSNQNQVNSKAAPRVSRGVKGQHGGGGALQCRRTTHGVIQPSTYQTETSQHHAATHHKPTLPHSATFHGQPLTGRSVAGSLYHKKEVPLREPAADQPSPGTLV
- the ccdc120a gene encoding coiled-coil domain-containing protein 120 isoform X4; amino-acid sequence: MGNTSHGGHRSTHLTWKQRERIVELQEKRRSLQTLLSTRLAELRRICLQEAELTGAVPSEFPLEAGEKPPYIRRRGGTSRHGTRKCRVEDDDSQRSKLKKTLFSGALRKHSDSEHNAHNRTHTHHGKRTVHRGCHTDDTVRSESSSTSDSTHDNDEGVSQCRLPLVSASSPVDVFYQNRTRRNSVHIRSDHPETQKPLPLPPLQPPPPPPRSQDSSSSSGPSDPGAGSEGSRTTAAHRSNSSDGLLDRMAPQEEEGGAQQGGLWVNGVPESRGAGRGRGGRGYGDVLLDYVWGKQQQLQRQQSHGGRQPITSQHQLYNGYSTQQGAPPTYRSHHSDQRRVTVTRTKSCGPFLPAQQTDTHNAPLPAIQPDPHPHLLPPAPPQLPPSQDSQLEEATRSLHKALALEGLRDWYLRNTVGSSNQNQVNSKAAPRVSRGVKGQHGGGGALQCRRTTHGVIQPSTYQTETSQHHAATHHKPTLPHSATFHGQPLTGRSVAGSLYHKKEVPLREPAADQPSPGTLV